The Sorex araneus isolate mSorAra2 chromosome 7, mSorAra2.pri, whole genome shotgun sequence nucleotide sequence TAATTGAAAAGAGATTTGCATAGTAAAGCTTTCATAAACGGTCCTATAGGGTATTCATTCTTCATCAAGGATTTTCTTTAATCGTATCTGGAATTGTTGAATAACATTTCCAGCTAGCTCTGACTTGGTTGCACTGTGTAGATTTTGAAGAGCTGGTCTTGAATGCCGGTGACATGCATGTCTTTGTTTCCTGTGGCTTTTAAGGAAATGGCAGTGAGTCTGAGGAAAGCCTCGGTGCCGGAAGCACGGagagccaggccctgcccagcaCTCCCTATGCGCCTGACTCTAAATCCCACCCTGCTCACACGAAAATGGATGTGCTCAGGAAGGAGCACACCAAGGACAGCCAGCGCCACAAGGTGGACTACGAATCTCAGAGCACAGACACCCAGAACTTCTCCTCTGAGTCCAAGAAGGAGACAGACTATGTGAGTGCTTGCCCTCCCCGGGCCTTCTCGGGcagggcggagggggcggggtcGGGGGTGTTCCCTAGTGCTGGAGACTGCTCCAGTGGTCCAGCCACAAAACTCCTCCTACCCACAGGGTCTGGCTGCTGCCCACCAGGGAGATCTTGGGCACACAGGGCAGATTGACAGTGGGAGAGTCAGAGTGTTCAGGTGCCTCTGGCACAGAGCATCGCTCACTCAACATTAGCACAGAGCAATATTGgcacctggggccagagcagtaggacagcagggagggcacttgccttgtacacagtcgatcctggttcagtctccagcagcCCATAGGGTGCTCCAAACACCACCTCtgggcacagggtcaggaataagctccaagcattgccagatatggttcccccctccaaaaaaaaagcaagagcatTGCCATGGGGAATTTTCTCATAAAGAACATGGCTGTCATTTCACTCACTGCCAAAACACATGGCTTTTGTGTCTTCTTCTCTGTACCCGGCCCTGGGGAATCTCAGATGGGCATCCTTGTGGTAAGGGCAACCAGAGGGAGAGCATAGAGACTCCCAGGTGACCAAggctgctccccagggcccctgccgtCGGGAAATGGAGGACATGCTGAATCACCTCAAGTTCATGCACATGCTCAGCCCGAGGGCGGTCCACATCCCCAACTGTGACAAGAAAGGCTTCTACAAAAAGAAACAGGTAAGACTCCCCTGCCACGCACCCTCCGCAGACACAGAATGGCTGGCCATGCTGCCCTCCAAGCAGCTCCCGACATGACCTtctgctctccctgccccctcctggcgcccctggggacctccagggctcaTCTGAACACCTGGAGCTGTATTGAATGTCACAGAGGCTGTCTGGTTGAAAGGGACCAGCGTTTTCACATATGTATGCCTTTCACTGACCACAAGGGGTCAAGGATCAAAACCACTGGAGGTTCTTGGGAGCCACAGTAAGTGACTGTAGATGGCCCCTCACACCACAGCTGCCGCCCTGGTGAAGCCGAATCCTTTGGACTCTGACCTTTGTCACCATGATGAGACTCCAAGCACTATGGCCATATTGAAGGCTTCCAGGGAGAAACCACATCAGAAGGCCATCTTCTTCAGTGggcactgatttttattttgttttggcttcttTGTTGCACCTACTCTTATCAATTATTTATTCTGTTGCTTTATTCTGTTTACATGCTCTCAGCCACTTAGCAGCCCTTGAGAAGGAAGCGTCTGCGCTGGCTGCAGCTTCTCCTTCCCTCATGCGGTATTAGTGTTCACTGCTTCTTCCCAACCCCAAAGGACACAAAATTTCCGCGCCCCACTTTTCCCTGGGGAGTCCACAGCGGTTCTCCAAACACCCAGGATCCCTGCCCGGCTCCCCTTCCCCTGTGGCCAGTACCCCTGAGGTCACACGTTCTGTGCTCCTCCCACAGTGCCGCCCCTCCAAAGGCCGGAAGCGGGGCTTCTGCTGGTGTGTGGACAAGTATGGGCAGCCCCTCCCAGGCTACGACACAAAAGGCAAGGGCGATGTCCAATGCTACCACCTGGAAAGCAAGTAGACTCTGCTGCAGCCATGTAAGCTGGGGCTCTGGGGCGGATGccctggaggggaaggagggggtggagggagcggGATCCTGCCCCATGGCCAGGGACTGATGACCCTcgagctgcccccgcccctggaAACAGCTCAACAGGGCATCTCAGGAGGGGCAAGGGGCCACCAGACATGGAAGAATGCAGGGAATGATTGGTTTGGCTTTAGCGCTTAGCATCCCTAAACTTTCAGACAAATGTGGGAGGGGGTTTTCCAAATCAGTCTTTCCCCCAAAATTTgctgatttcttttatttccaccATTTTCATACTCAGTAAACTCTTTTGATCCAAAATAACTTGGTAAGTTATTTTACTCCAAAGAACTTGTTAGGTGTTTCTAAACTCAAAATGgggctttgtttatttttaatctatagcTATTCTGATAGCGTCTGATTACTAGAAATTTgataaagtttaataaaattagtACGAATATGAACTTTGAAGGCCTGATTTTGGGGGATGAAATGCTTTCATATACTTTCTTTAAGAAACAAGAGACCCATTGTGGGGAAATAAATACATACTTTTTTATTTGCAAGAGAAATTTAACagaagaaaaattcattttttgagATAAGTTCCATTGCCTTGCAAGTTGGGAAAACATTAGTTGGGGCTTAAGTACAGCGAGTAAGAAGCTCTGGGCAGAGCTTTCTTCATGAAGGTACACGGTGACCATGTTACCTAAGCTGTGATCCAGAGTCAATCTATTAAAAGCGTATGGTGAGCCCTAACCCTTCCCAATCTCTGTGAGGCCGCCTGTCTGGCCTTGGGT carries:
- the IGFBP3 gene encoding insulin-like growth factor-binding protein 3, translated to MQRARPALWAAALAALALLGGSPGARAGAGAAGAGPVVRCEPCDARALAQCPPPPAASACAELVREPGCGCCLTCALRRGQPCGVYTERCGAGLRCQPPPGEPRPLQALLDGRGVCANGSAAGRARDPLQPAPGAPSAPGNGSESEESLGAGSTESQALPSTPYAPDSKSHPAHTKMDVLRKEHTKDSQRHKVDYESQSTDTQNFSSESKKETDYGPCRREMEDMLNHLKFMHMLSPRAVHIPNCDKKGFYKKKQCRPSKGRKRGFCWCVDKYGQPLPGYDTKGKGDVQCYHLESK